One Hylaeus volcanicus isolate JK05 chromosome 8, UHH_iyHylVolc1.0_haploid, whole genome shotgun sequence genomic window, CATGtaccaaatattaaaatgaatattattgtaatttatgtatatttacatacaatatCATCTTGTACACATTGTTTATACAATTGCTGTTTTAGACATGAATAACATGCTTTAcatgaatatgtaaaattataacttaaaaagaaatttaaatttcttaaattatataaatttttgtaccaGATCATCATTTGTACATTAAGTTAGCATGTTAATCGAACATGTAGGACACTTTTATCACACTCTACAATCCATTGTTTgctaaatttctgtaaaaatgtgtaaagaCTGGAAACAAGTAACTCTTACTGTATTGTTTCTAAGATAACAATTATACAAATCTAGTGTGTACTAATctgctattttaattttacaaaggtattattttccatgaatttgttgttttaagtGATACTACtacttaaaaaatttgaatgaaaatcaaGTACtaattagtatttaaataacataaaatttacGTAAAAATAAGTATTGCTATTCATACAGTTAAAGAGATATGCCACCTTTAgagtgaaacaaaatattgagtAACTCAAATTCtgatattttagttttaatgaaattggcacaatattctaaataacatTGCCTACTCTATgacatataatttttgttatgcaaataatttacgaaatttattaaaaatatacctcGTGAAAACAGCCCACTTCCTTTGCGGTGGcaaaaattctacaatttttgtaattttaaatattccatatGTCATATGATAGGGATTACTCGAAGAATAACAttgcttcattttttattttcaaatactgATTAAGCAAGTgaacataaaaaaaacttttcaaaaGCTGAATATACActttattcgtaaaaataaaattcatattagtcgaatatatataattcttaCCTACAATTCATGACAATACTCTCTGTTTTGATACTGACAAAGGTGGTGTAACCCTTTAACTCAAACTTGAAATTAAAGTCACGTATATTTGCActtgattaataattacttaattattcatatatgATGTAACATACTTATCTATATACGTGACacaatattaatacatattcgttaattttccatATATTTCTATGTTGTGTGGTAAGGAGTATACATATAGACATATAGATTAAGggactaaaattaataatgggCATTCAACAATGACTATAAATCTTGTCTTACACAATTACTATAGACTTGGATtaagcaaatttaaattttattcaacctACAGCATTTAATCTAGGTTTGGAACACTTAGTCTAGTGGTGAGAAATTGGTGTTTACTGTTCCCTCATACTTTGACGTACATACTTCTCTTAGTACTCATCAATGTACTAAGTACGTATCAATGAATTGCACATATACAACTCCTTTCATGCAAACTACATTCATTTCTTTCACAGCCTTGttgtgaaaatataatttgaaagataattttaatacattgtaTCTTGCATATGTATCGGATATGCTTCTGCAGTAGAGCTACCTTTGTAAAGGAAAACTGCACTGCTAAAAACTTTGTCACTTTTTTCATCTATATGCTAGAATTTTACTCCAAAAGCCTTAAGTAAACATTTAATGGCTTTCGCAATACCTATCTACAGTTGAAAGTCtgtatgtacaatgtataacATACTGGCGCACTGTACTGGGAACTAATTATGTTTCTAAACAGTGCACTTAGATCTTTGTCACTGTTATATAAGATCTTGAATCAAGTCCGCCTCTGAACCACAGAACTGATGAATAGTACTTTCCTCGTAACTATCATTGCAAGCACTGTCATTATTACTGCAAAAGCTTTCGTTCTGTGACTCTTGACTGAACCTTACATTACcaagttttgaatttattgagCTTTCTGTTCGAGATGTATCGCTAACATTTGTATCATCCAACCCCAATGTTACATCTAAGGAAGATTCATGTTTGGATTCTTGACTAAAAAGAGAATCGTCCGCATCTgttacagatttattttcagaatctGCTTCAGAATTTCTGTAAATGGATTGTGGTGAAAGAGACTGTTTAACTTTAAGTAACTTTCCCCCATTTGTTTCTTCCGATTTATTTAAGTTTTGTATTAACTCTGCCCAAGGATCTTCCAAAAAAGATTTCACATCTATGTATCTCGATATGTCAATCTGTTTGCGCGCATCCTTTTGGTAACCCTAGATATGAAGAAACACATTCGACATCGCCCATTAAGACAACATAGCGAAGCTAAGGATAAGAATAAACTACAGCAAATTCTATTTACAATTACCTTTTTTTGACCGTAAAATTGTTTACCAGTGTGCTTATAAGGAGAGTacgaattattgaaatttgattttggGGTTGCATGATAGTTGTTCCTGTAATGGTTAAGTCCACTGCTACCTGAATTACGATGACTACGATTACCTCCACAACCATACCAATTACCACTCTGCCCCTTAGAATCTGGTGTACTGATGCCCAAAGGAATAAAATCGTTTCCAGAATTTGCTTGACTCTCATTTGACGAATTACACTGATAATTATCACTTTTAATATAGTTATAACCTGTCCTGTTTTTACGGTCGTGTAATTTCCAATTATAGTTTTGCTTTGCCCTGCTGCTACTTGGCGTACTTAACGGAGacttcttcattttaaaattcttgtttacaCTACCTTTTGCTTCACACGTTCTAcagatatttacaattaatgttgtctataaaacaaaatactaaaatgacgccatattatttatcttatgGCGACTGAAGACGACCAATCGATATCTCGAAACGACAGCGTctattttatatcgatatgACTAAAATCGATGCAACACGACTGTgctttcaaattatattttgtattttctttgttattaactaaataattcatacatGTATAAACGAAAACTTGTTATTCgtttatgtacaaaataagaTTTTCACAACAAAACAAATTACTAGTTTTCCGACCTCACATTCATATTACACTAATAAACCAGCCTTTTAAAACAACGAATGGGATGTGTAATTAGGTAATTACTCCAGAGGAATGAGCAGCActataattgttaataattatccTTTATTAGTCATTAAATTCATAGCACTCATATATCTTCATATATAAGAGAACTAATTTTTCACATATATTCACATCtcttacttttatatattcatataattttgcattgtaattatcataattcaacttctaattgttgatttgtaaaataataattgactgatatgaaattgtttaaataaatagaaataccgACAATTTGGCGCCATCTCTCAACGAaccgcccaagtttgtcgtgaaatagttccCAACTCGCATTGCTAGATGTCGCAACAgacatgaaattattaaaacaataaattctcTGCTTTTCTctgcatataaatataactttaCATTATAGTTATCATAATTCAACTTCTAATTGTTActttgtatacaaataattgacTAATATCAagtcttttaaataaataaaaaacaaaatgtggcgccatctctcgGGGAATCCCCTAAGTTTGTCGCGAAATAGTTTCCTCACCGCACCGCTAGATGTAGGCACAGacatgaaataattcaaaacataaattctCTACTTTCCTCtgcatataaatgtaattttacatcataattatcataattcaacTAATAATTGTCGattaaaatactaataaatGTCTAATCCctagttttttaataaatcaaaaatacCGGAAAAATGTGGCATCATCTAGTGGCATGAGTTGGGAACTATTTCATGACAAACTTGGGTAGTACGCAGaaagatggcgccacatttttttgtatttttatttatttaaaaaacttgatATTAGTCAATTATTCTTGATCAATTTGTGTTCGTTTTCGAACTAAACGACTCGGTTTCGAATCGAGCAGCTCGTTTGTTTCGAGTACTCGCGCCGACCCGATTATTCGAGCCGAGCATCCGACTGCACTATCTCCTATCACTTGCATTACTTCACTTCTAGGAGGGACTGTACAACGAGTACGAAGCTGCCCACCAAtttactctctctctctctctctctctctctctctctctctctctctctctcggcAGGCTCTTCAGGTCTCTAGTATTAATAAAGTCCAGTGGTTTCTCCCCACCATGTAACCGAACCATATAATCATCGACGCACGATGTTCAAGAGGTTCCGTCGTCGCGGTCGTTGCAGTATCGACaaggataaagaaaaaaagaaaggctTCTCAACGAATGACAGCGCGCAAAACCGATCACGCGGTCGAACCAAGAGGTTCGCTTTCGGGTCGGTGTCAGGGACCGTTTCGCGTGTGCGTGTATTCTTGTATGTGTGCGCCAGTATCTCACAACAAATATGTCCGTCGTGGTGGGGAGTACGTTTTCCCGTTTGCCGTTTCGCATATTTCTTCCCCCGCATTATTATCATGTAGTTTGACATAGGTGAACTCTTTGCGTGTTGTCTCTTTCGGGCACGGAAAAGTACAGGTGTTCGGAACGCGGGTGTATGGTGGTGTATGGTTTACACATTGGATCGACCGTTAAAGCCGAAGGAAGGAAGAATTTTCTGCATCGGGAACGCGAGACGAGGATCGTTTCATCGCTCGATGAGAACGATGCGCGAGTTAGTTCTCTTCCTCGGTAATTAGAACGATTATTTAATCATGTTCAATTCGCGAGGAACCAGAGATGATCGTGGGCAGCCAACGGCGTGAGTCTCGCGATTAACGGTAGGTGTGGAGTTTCTCTGACCGAGTCGAAAGCGACGACGTGTGTGCGCTAAACGTTGGGTTCAGCGGTCGTGTTCCCCGGCTACGCCTAGGTGAGAAATGCGGTTCTGAATCGCGACCGTGCGCCGATCCTGTGCAATCGCCGAACAGGTTGTTTACGGAAGGGGTTGGTCCCTTTGTTACTGTTACGTGCATTACATTACGTGTACGTGAACGCTCGTGGACGGGTGTCCGCGCGTGTGTGTACGTGCGTCCTGCGTGTATGCGTGTTTGGTGTTTGGCAATCAAGGATATATTTCTTCGGAAGGACGGGCCTGACACGGAAAGacggaaggaaggaaggaaggaagaggAGGGTAGCAGGGTAGCAAGATGGCGGGGTCCTTAACGTGGTCGTGTACTTGTTGCCTGCGGTTCAAGTTCAGCCCCGAGGAGATCGAGCAGCGTTACAAAAGTCAGGAGATCGATCGGATGCTGGAGAAGGATCGTCAAGCTCTTCGACGACAGGTCAAGCTGCTGCTCCTCGGGGCGGGCGAGAGCGGAAAGTCGACATTCCTTAAACAGATGCGAATTATTCACGGAATTAAATTCGAGGTAGGACATCCTCGATTTCTGGGACGTGATTGTTTCGTTCCCGACACGATCTGTCGACGTACCTTAACGGACGCTCGAGAATGATTTTACGCCGATGCCATGAATCATTCACGCGTAGGGAACTCTGATTTTAATTTGCAGGTTCTGTCAATGTTATTGTAGCTGTCGATTTTAAGTACTTG contains:
- the LOC128880617 gene encoding uncharacterized protein LOC128880617; translation: MKKSPLSTPSSSRAKQNYNWKLHDRKNRTGYNYIKSDNYQCNSSNESQANSGNDFIPLGISTPDSKGQSGNWYGCGGNRSHRNSGSSGLNHYRNNYHATPKSNFNNSYSPYKHTGKQFYGQKKGYQKDARKQIDISRYIDVKSFLEDPWAELIQNLNKSEETNGGKLLKVKQSLSPQSIYRNSEADSENKSVTDADDSLFSQESKHESSLDVTLGLDDTNVSDTSRTESSINSKLGNVRFSQESQNESFCSNNDSACNDSYEESTIHQFCGSEADLIQDLI